In Nocardioides cavernae, a single genomic region encodes these proteins:
- a CDS encoding DUF480 domain-containing protein, whose product MSELPVLDATDQRILGSLLEKQTTVPTTYPLSANALVSACNQRSSRDPVTDLDQQTVERTAKSLKDRGLLRIVWSDTGRRTLKYHQILDEHLALEPDERALLTVLLLRGAQAPGELRTRTERLHGFADRGQVEDCLRRMASRSQPLVCELERRSGQQDPRWIHLLGAAPEQTSGEASHSGSADASRIRVTQIIADLHVPDLPASKSFYSDYLGLVEEEFNLGWVARHTSPASKATLQVMTSDATAPVDPVVSVMVDDVEAAYRQAQERGYEIVHPLTTETWGVTRFFVRAPDGNVLNVVQQHAS is encoded by the coding sequence GTGAGCGAACTCCCCGTCCTCGATGCGACTGACCAGCGCATCCTCGGCAGCCTGCTGGAGAAGCAGACGACCGTGCCCACCACCTATCCCCTCTCCGCGAACGCACTGGTATCGGCGTGCAACCAGAGGAGCAGCCGCGACCCCGTCACCGACCTCGACCAGCAGACCGTCGAGCGGACCGCGAAGTCGCTCAAGGATCGCGGGCTGCTGCGGATCGTGTGGTCCGACACCGGGCGCCGGACACTGAAGTACCACCAGATCCTCGACGAGCATCTCGCCCTCGAGCCCGATGAGCGGGCGCTGCTTACGGTGCTGTTGCTCCGTGGGGCGCAGGCGCCGGGTGAGCTGCGCACCCGCACCGAGCGCTTACACGGGTTCGCCGACCGGGGCCAGGTCGAGGATTGCCTGCGCCGGATGGCGAGCCGCTCGCAACCGCTGGTGTGCGAACTCGAGCGCCGGTCGGGCCAGCAGGATCCGCGCTGGATCCACCTCCTGGGAGCCGCGCCGGAGCAGACCTCAGGCGAAGCCAGCCATTCTGGGAGTGCCGACGCGTCGCGCATCCGCGTCACGCAGATCATCGCCGACCTTCACGTACCCGACCTCCCCGCCTCCAAAAGCTTCTACAGCGACTACCTCGGGTTAGTCGAAGAGGAGTTCAACCTGGGCTGGGTGGCCCGCCACACCTCGCCGGCTTCCAAGGCGACGCTCCAAGTGATGACCAGCGATGCCACCGCACCCGTGGACCCCGTGGTCTCGGTCATGGTCGACGACGTCGAAGCCGCCTACCGCCAAGCACAGGAGCGCGGGTACGAGATCGTGCATCCCCTGACAACCGAGACATGGGGCGTGACTCGCTTCTTCGTCCGCGCTCCCGATGGCAACGTGCTCAACGTCGTTCAGCAGCACGCAAGCTGA
- a CDS encoding IS110 family transposase — protein MKDESGRVVIGMDPHKRSVTIEVMTADDTVLGGGRYGTDEAGFADMGRYVSQFPDRVWAIEGCSGIGHHVAVRLLAAGEDVVDVPPKLSARTRVFATGQGRKTDATDAHSVALVGTRMAGLRPVVNDEQLAVLRLLVDRRRSLGEEHSRKTSQLHQLLLELIPGGAKRDLSAAQAKALLAKVRPRDVVGKTRRRVAAELVADLERIYARKKAANKELTELVAATGTGLLDLHGIGPTGAARLLVEVGDITRFPNKAHFASWNGTAPIDASSGDHTRHRLSRAGNRQINRVLHTMARVQLRNPTPGREYYDRKKADGKAPMEAMRCVKRRLSDIVFKTMLDDAVRSSPPLEGTGPGGHRGNDSDSSATGSQPHTGSSDKSLPGPAHHRS, from the coding sequence ATGAAGGACGAAAGCGGTCGTGTGGTGATCGGGATGGACCCACACAAACGGTCGGTGACGATCGAGGTGATGACAGCCGACGACACCGTCCTCGGTGGCGGCCGATACGGCACTGACGAAGCCGGGTTCGCCGACATGGGGCGCTATGTCAGCCAGTTCCCTGATCGTGTCTGGGCGATCGAAGGCTGCTCCGGCATCGGGCATCACGTCGCAGTTCGGCTGCTCGCCGCGGGCGAGGACGTCGTCGACGTCCCGCCGAAGCTGTCCGCGCGCACGAGGGTGTTCGCGACCGGTCAGGGACGCAAGACCGACGCCACTGACGCCCACTCGGTCGCGCTGGTCGGGACCCGGATGGCCGGGTTGCGGCCGGTCGTGAATGACGAGCAGCTCGCGGTCCTACGTCTGCTGGTCGACCGCCGTCGTTCGCTGGGTGAGGAGCACAGCCGCAAGACCTCGCAGCTGCACCAGCTGCTGCTCGAGCTGATCCCGGGCGGTGCGAAGCGGGACCTGTCCGCGGCTCAGGCGAAGGCGCTGCTGGCCAAGGTCCGTCCACGCGATGTGGTCGGCAAGACCCGACGGCGCGTGGCCGCGGAGCTGGTTGCGGACCTGGAACGGATCTACGCGCGGAAGAAGGCCGCGAACAAGGAGCTCACCGAGCTGGTCGCGGCCACCGGCACCGGACTGCTGGACCTGCACGGCATCGGCCCTACTGGCGCCGCGCGCTTGTTGGTTGAGGTCGGTGACATCACTCGGTTCCCGAACAAGGCGCACTTCGCGTCCTGGAACGGCACGGCCCCAATCGACGCATCCTCCGGGGACCACACGCGCCACCGGTTGTCGCGTGCCGGGAACCGTCAGATCAACCGCGTGCTGCACACCATGGCCCGCGTCCAGCTCCGCAACCCGACGCCCGGGCGCGAGTACTACGACCGCAAGAAGGCCGACGGCAAGGCGCCGATGGAAGCGATGCGCTGCGTCAAACGCCGGCTGTCCGACATCGTCTTCAAGACCATGCTCGACGACGCCGTCCGATCTTCCCCACCACTCGAAGGGACGGGCCCGGGAGGACACCGGGGCAACGACTCTGACTCCAGCGCGACCGGCTCACAGCCCCACACCGGCTCTTCGGACAAGTCACTTCCCGGACCCGCCCACCACCGATCCTAG
- a CDS encoding SigE family RNA polymerase sigma factor, whose product MDEDSITFGLVSGPEDCGVALRDVFDASYRKLVVQLYAITGDYDEAEDLVQEAFVKAVATSRRFLRVDNKEAWLRTTAVNAHRSRWRKKRNGRRAQDRMTRPRDPAALEEHVEIINALRALPEQQRQVVALHYLADLPVGAIAAELGVPEGTVKSRLSRGREALATSLTPAEGGVDHV is encoded by the coding sequence ATGGACGAGGACTCCATCACCTTCGGGCTGGTGTCGGGCCCCGAAGATTGCGGCGTCGCCCTCCGCGACGTCTTTGACGCGAGCTACCGCAAGCTGGTCGTCCAGCTCTACGCCATCACCGGCGACTACGACGAGGCCGAGGACCTCGTGCAGGAGGCGTTTGTGAAGGCGGTCGCGACCAGCCGACGCTTCCTCCGCGTCGACAACAAAGAGGCATGGTTGCGCACCACGGCGGTCAACGCCCACCGCAGCCGCTGGCGCAAGAAGCGCAACGGTCGCCGGGCCCAGGATCGGATGACTCGACCGCGCGACCCAGCCGCCCTCGAAGAGCACGTCGAGATCATCAACGCCCTACGAGCCTTGCCGGAGCAACAACGCCAAGTGGTAGCGCTCCATTACCTGGCCGACCTACCGGTCGGCGCCATAGCCGCAGAGCTTGGCGTCCCAGAAGGGACGGTCAAGTCGCGACTGAGCCGGGGACGCGAAGCGCTCGCGACCAGCTTGACGCCTGCCGAAGGAGGGGTCGACCATGTCTGA